Proteins from a genomic interval of Rubinisphaera italica:
- the sucC gene encoding ADP-forming succinate--CoA ligase subunit beta, whose amino-acid sequence MKIHEYQGKQLFREAEIPVPRGIVVKSPGEASAAVKELGGKIAVVKSQIHAGGRGKGTFKEVPEQHGVVLVRSPEEAEENAARMLGNTLVTIQTGDEGKQVNTLFVEEGLDIARELYLGIVIDRETLCPVLIMSSEGGMEIEVVAEEAPEKILREHFDADLGLMPYQARNIAFALGMEGKTIRAAEKFLVSICKFFVDNDCSMAEINPLIVTGEGDLVALDAKVTFDDNAMFRHKKLEEFRDLTEEEPAEVEAQAAGLSYVKLEGNIGCLVNGAGLAMSTMDLIKLHGGEPANFLDVGGGASVEAVTEAFRIILADDNVKAVLVNIFGGIMKCDVIVEALLTAYDKVGIHVPLVVRLEGTNVKIARKMLEESGKDIITASDLTDAAQKVVATLK is encoded by the coding sequence ATGAAAATTCATGAATATCAGGGTAAACAACTCTTTCGCGAAGCCGAAATTCCGGTTCCTCGCGGGATTGTTGTTAAATCTCCAGGGGAAGCCTCGGCGGCCGTTAAAGAACTCGGCGGGAAGATTGCGGTCGTCAAATCGCAAATTCATGCCGGGGGACGCGGGAAGGGGACGTTCAAAGAAGTTCCCGAGCAACACGGTGTCGTGCTGGTTCGCTCGCCAGAGGAAGCCGAAGAGAATGCTGCCCGTATGCTTGGCAATACGTTGGTCACTATTCAAACTGGCGATGAAGGCAAGCAGGTTAACACGCTTTTCGTCGAAGAAGGGCTCGATATTGCCCGTGAACTGTATCTGGGAATTGTGATCGATCGGGAAACACTGTGCCCGGTTCTCATCATGTCCTCTGAGGGGGGCATGGAAATTGAAGTAGTGGCTGAAGAAGCTCCCGAAAAGATTCTCCGCGAGCACTTCGATGCCGATCTGGGATTGATGCCTTATCAGGCAAGAAACATCGCTTTTGCACTGGGCATGGAAGGCAAAACGATTCGAGCCGCCGAGAAATTCCTGGTCTCGATCTGCAAATTCTTCGTTGACAACGACTGCAGCATGGCAGAAATCAATCCACTGATCGTGACTGGCGAAGGCGATCTGGTTGCACTCGATGCCAAAGTTACATTTGATGACAATGCGATGTTCCGACACAAGAAACTGGAAGAATTCCGGGATCTGACAGAAGAAGAGCCTGCCGAAGTCGAAGCTCAGGCTGCTGGACTCAGCTATGTGAAGCTGGAAGGAAACATCGGCTGTCTCGTCAATGGAGCCGGTCTGGCGATGAGTACAATGGACTTGATTAAGCTCCACGGCGGAGAACCGGCCAACTTTCTCGATGTAGGCGGCGGGGCAAGCGTCGAAGCAGTGACCGAAGCATTTCGCATCATTCTGGCGGATGACAATGTGAAAGCTGTGCTGGTCAACATTTTCGGTGGCATCATGAAATGCGATGTGATCGTCGAAGCTCTCCTGACCGCTTACGATAAAGTCGGCATCCATGTGCCACTCGTCGTGCGACTCGAGGGAACAAACGTTAAAATCGCCCGGAAGATGCTTGAGGAATCTGGTAAGGATATTATTACCGCCAGTGACCTGACCGACGCGGCTCAAAAGGTCGTTGCAACATTGAAGTAA
- a CDS encoding 3-keto-disaccharide hydrolase: MIIISSETKLLRLPVVIAMLLFLLTTSGLKAEDKEIHSAAITGNEPGFRDLTADDFVNVNCAEDTWQWKEGTLYCTGIPTGVLRTKKHFTNCEIVAEWCHRKPGGNSGIFLWATDESIEKLTSAGKPGLPHGVEVQILDLDYGPQYEARTGKKGDWFTSHGDIFPVGVTKMTLFEPLSPNGSRSFPSENRSRGDNEWNHYYVRAINGEVRLWVNGGEVSGGKDCQPASGYICLESEGAPIEFRKLRIRELP; encoded by the coding sequence ATGATAATTATCTCATCTGAAACAAAACTGTTGCGATTGCCAGTTGTAATTGCGATGTTGCTTTTTCTGCTGACGACAAGTGGACTTAAGGCGGAAGATAAAGAGATTCATTCAGCTGCGATTACTGGCAATGAGCCGGGATTTCGAGATTTGACGGCAGACGACTTTGTCAATGTCAATTGTGCGGAGGATACCTGGCAATGGAAAGAGGGCACCCTCTATTGCACAGGAATACCGACCGGCGTCTTACGCACAAAGAAGCACTTCACGAATTGTGAAATCGTTGCAGAGTGGTGTCATCGAAAACCGGGAGGGAATTCGGGAATCTTTCTGTGGGCGACTGATGAATCGATCGAGAAGTTGACCAGTGCAGGAAAGCCAGGTTTACCGCACGGAGTCGAGGTTCAGATACTCGATCTGGATTACGGGCCGCAATACGAAGCACGGACTGGGAAAAAAGGAGACTGGTTCACCTCACACGGAGATATCTTTCCGGTTGGCGTCACAAAGATGACATTGTTCGAGCCTCTTTCCCCGAATGGTAGCCGGAGTTTTCCGTCAGAGAATCGCAGCCGCGGGGATAATGAGTGGAATCATTATTACGTGCGAGCGATTAATGGAGAGGTCCGTTTGTGGGTGAACGGTGGTGAAGTTTCCGGGGGAAAAGATTGTCAGCCCGCTTCTGGATACATCTGCCTGGAATCCGAAGGGGCTCCGATTGAGTTTCGGAAATTACGAATCCGGGAATTGCCGTA
- a CDS encoding DUF1559 domain-containing protein, producing the protein MKTVSDQRGFTLIELLVVIAIIAILVALLLPAVQQAREAARRSSCKNNLKQLGLAMHNYHDTHTVFPPGWVIPKCPGVIDSDHRFIRNNPAWGMYLLPALEQGALYDQFNFQMAGPCTTGAPGAIGLLPAPATANSLNKSLDAFSCPSDTKAATSRDGFGSSSYVACRGNDANQGQSTSFSRLNGMTWANSDCRMRDIVDGTSNTIMIGEVSWNQYFAHGDASGVSRGGLWPGFGQHKNDDMVSRTTNAIFPINGSDPTNGNRNDGFGSFHSGGAQFVLADGSVRLISENINSENAVGTTPMGTFQRLGVKDDGLVIGEF; encoded by the coding sequence ATGAAAACGGTTTCTGATCAACGCGGATTTACTTTGATTGAACTTCTTGTTGTTATCGCGATCATTGCCATACTAGTGGCTTTGTTATTGCCAGCCGTACAGCAGGCTCGTGAGGCGGCACGTCGTAGTAGTTGTAAAAACAACTTGAAGCAACTCGGTCTGGCAATGCACAACTATCACGACACTCACACAGTCTTCCCTCCGGGATGGGTCATTCCTAAGTGTCCTGGAGTTATTGATAGTGATCATCGGTTTATTCGCAATAATCCTGCCTGGGGAATGTATCTACTACCTGCACTTGAACAGGGAGCACTTTATGATCAGTTCAATTTCCAGATGGCCGGTCCCTGTACAACTGGAGCTCCGGGTGCAATTGGCCTATTGCCAGCTCCTGCAACTGCAAACTCTCTGAATAAATCTCTCGATGCATTTTCTTGCCCGAGTGATACCAAAGCGGCGACCAGTCGAGACGGTTTTGGCTCTTCCAGTTACGTTGCCTGTCGTGGAAATGACGCTAATCAGGGACAATCAACTTCGTTCAGCAGATTGAATGGAATGACTTGGGCAAATTCCGACTGTCGAATGCGAGACATTGTTGATGGAACGTCCAACACGATCATGATTGGGGAAGTCAGTTGGAATCAATATTTTGCTCACGGTGATGCTTCAGGGGTGAGCCGGGGTGGTTTGTGGCCAGGATTTGGACAACATAAGAACGACGACATGGTCAGCCGTACGACCAATGCGATCTTCCCCATCAACGGAAGTGATCCCACAAACGGCAACCGGAATGACGGCTTCGGTAGCTTCCATTCGGGTGGTGCTCAATTCGTACTGGCTGATGGCTCTGTCCGCTTAATCAGTGAGAACATCAATTCCGAAAATGCAGTTGGCACGACACCAATGGGAACATTTCAGCGGCTCGGTGTTAAAGACGATGGCCTCGTTATCGGTGAGTTCTAA
- a CDS encoding sulfatase family protein: MIKLACLLLTMLAGLAQVCQAAERPNILFLFADDWGKYAGIYAEIEAAGGINDVSFTPNIDRVAREGVTFTNAYVNAPSCTPCRSSLLSGQYFFRTGQGAILQGAIWDPQIPTYPLLLEDAGYHIGFTYKVWSPGRPANAGYGGKKNAYAKAGGQFNGFSQTATKLVQSGQSIQQAKQTLMDQVSGNFDSFLAAQENDQPFCYWFGPTNVHRKWIAGSGKKLWGIDPNTLKGKLPPFLPDVPVVREDFADYLGEVAAFDAAVGVILKQLEEKGLTENTLVVISGDHGAPGFPYGKCNLYDFGTNVPLIAKWPGHIPENRVVTDFTTLMDLAPTFLEAGQVDVPEVMTGKSLLPVITSTKAGRVDPTRNQAITGRERHVAQARQGNLPYPQRAIRTDDYLYIINFAANRWPMGDPGQVDSETLPTTDQLTNETFVAFSDMDASPTKAWIIEHRNEPHVKPYYDYAFARRPGEELYILKDDPDQIHNVAGQVQYADIQKQLHQQLMNVLESTNDPRVVDDGRTFENPPFAGE, from the coding sequence ATGATTAAACTGGCATGTCTTTTATTGACGATGCTGGCTGGCCTGGCTCAGGTCTGTCAGGCGGCTGAGCGTCCGAACATCCTGTTCCTGTTCGCTGATGACTGGGGCAAATATGCCGGAATCTATGCGGAAATTGAAGCGGCAGGGGGGATTAATGATGTCAGTTTCACTCCGAACATCGATCGCGTCGCTCGCGAGGGTGTCACGTTCACCAACGCGTATGTGAATGCCCCGAGTTGTACGCCCTGCAGAAGTTCTTTGCTTTCAGGGCAGTATTTCTTTCGAACGGGGCAGGGGGCCATTCTGCAGGGAGCGATTTGGGATCCTCAAATTCCCACTTACCCACTGCTGCTCGAAGATGCGGGATATCACATCGGCTTTACCTATAAGGTATGGAGTCCGGGGCGACCTGCCAATGCTGGATATGGCGGCAAGAAAAATGCTTATGCGAAAGCTGGTGGTCAGTTCAATGGCTTCAGTCAGACTGCAACCAAGCTCGTGCAGTCCGGTCAGTCGATTCAGCAGGCCAAGCAGACTTTGATGGATCAGGTCTCGGGGAATTTCGATTCCTTCCTGGCTGCTCAAGAGAACGATCAACCATTCTGTTACTGGTTCGGTCCTACGAACGTGCATCGAAAATGGATCGCTGGTTCGGGGAAGAAACTATGGGGCATCGATCCCAACACTCTGAAAGGGAAACTGCCACCATTCTTGCCGGATGTGCCCGTTGTTCGCGAAGATTTCGCCGATTATCTCGGCGAGGTAGCCGCTTTCGATGCTGCAGTGGGAGTGATTCTGAAACAACTCGAAGAAAAAGGACTGACTGAAAATACGCTGGTTGTTATCAGTGGCGATCACGGAGCCCCGGGATTTCCTTATGGCAAATGTAATCTTTATGACTTCGGCACCAATGTCCCGCTGATTGCGAAATGGCCCGGTCACATTCCTGAAAATCGAGTCGTGACCGACTTCACTACCTTGATGGATCTGGCTCCGACATTCCTGGAAGCTGGTCAAGTCGATGTGCCGGAAGTGATGACTGGCAAATCTCTGCTGCCCGTGATAACGAGTACGAAAGCTGGCCGGGTTGATCCGACCAGAAATCAGGCAATTACTGGTCGGGAACGGCACGTCGCCCAGGCGAGACAGGGAAACCTGCCTTATCCCCAACGAGCGATTCGCACGGATGACTACTTATATATCATTAACTTTGCTGCAAATCGCTGGCCCATGGGCGATCCCGGACAGGTCGACAGTGAAACTCTTCCAACGACTGATCAGCTGACCAATGAAACCTTCGTGGCTTTTAGTGATATGGACGCCAGTCCTACAAAAGCCTGGATCATCGAACACCGCAACGAACCGCATGTCAAACCGTATTACGATTATGCGTTCGCCAGACGACCGGGCGAAGAGCTTTATATCCTCAAAGACGATCCCGATCAGATTCACAATGTGGCCGGACAGGTCCAATATGCCGACATTCAAAAGCAATTGCATCAACAACTGATGAATGTGCTCGAATCGACCAATGATCCTCGTGTGGTCGATGACGGCCGTACCTTTGAAAATCCGCCTTTTGCTGGCGAATAA
- the sucD gene encoding succinate--CoA ligase subunit alpha — protein sequence MSILVDHDTRIITQGITGKAGLFHSQQCRAYAEECRPGDEVMVGGVTPGKGGQEIDGFPVFNTVRDAVEATGANTSLIFVPPPFCADAILEAADAGIELIVAITEGVPVLDMARVSRKLMDYPCTLIGPNCPGIITPGVAKIGIMPGYIHTPGKIGLISKSGTLTYEATWQLGNLGMGQSTAIGIGGDPIIGTSFIDLLDMFEDDPDTEAILMIGEIGGTAEIDAADYIREHITKPVGAFIAGKTAPPGKRMGHAGAIISGGKGTADEKIEALEAAGVVVAQSPADMGAAVKRAMEQ from the coding sequence ATGAGTATTCTTGTCGATCATGACACACGGATTATTACACAGGGAATCACCGGCAAAGCTGGTCTGTTTCACTCTCAACAGTGCCGGGCGTATGCTGAGGAATGTCGGCCTGGCGATGAGGTGATGGTCGGTGGTGTCACGCCGGGTAAAGGTGGTCAGGAGATCGATGGTTTTCCTGTCTTTAATACCGTTCGAGATGCGGTCGAGGCGACTGGTGCGAACACGTCTCTGATCTTTGTGCCTCCTCCATTCTGTGCTGATGCAATTCTCGAAGCCGCAGATGCGGGGATCGAATTGATCGTCGCGATCACTGAAGGAGTTCCCGTACTGGACATGGCTCGCGTGAGTCGAAAATTAATGGATTATCCTTGCACATTGATCGGCCCCAACTGTCCAGGAATTATTACACCAGGCGTTGCGAAAATCGGAATTATGCCGGGCTATATTCACACGCCGGGGAAAATCGGTTTGATCAGCAAGTCAGGCACACTTACTTACGAAGCGACGTGGCAGTTGGGAAATCTTGGTATGGGACAATCGACCGCGATCGGAATTGGTGGCGATCCGATCATCGGTACTTCATTCATCGACCTGCTCGATATGTTCGAGGACGATCCGGATACCGAAGCGATTCTGATGATCGGCGAAATTGGTGGAACGGCTGAAATCGATGCGGCTGATTATATCCGCGAGCACATTACCAAACCTGTCGGAGCCTTCATTGCCGGCAAAACCGCCCCTCCGGGCAAACGCATGGGACATGCCGGTGCGATTATTTCGGGAGGGAAGGGGACTGCCGACGAGAAAATCGAAGCCCTCGAAGCTGCTGGAGTCGTCGTCGCTCAAAGCCCTGCCGATATGGGAGCAGCCGTCAAACGCGCGATGGAACAGTAA